The Telopea speciosissima isolate NSW1024214 ecotype Mountain lineage chromosome 11, Tspe_v1, whole genome shotgun sequence genome includes the window TGTGAAGTTTGTTGTTCCTTAAGGTTTTGTTTTAATCAGTAGGAAATTTATTCGTTGTTTTTCTGCATTAATGAGAGGCATTAGTATATTGTATtgtagaaaagaagagagagataaatggTTCTGAGAAATATTAGACAGTCAGTTGAATTATTGTAAAAGTTTTCTTTTGGTATTCGTAGACAGGATGGAGAATATGTTTAGTTACACTACGTTTTAGTCCACTTTGGTATTGTTCTTAGTATGTGTCTCTTCTGATTTCACTCTGGTAAACTTTTCCCCTGACTATCCGATTACTCCTTAAAGGGAAAAAACACGCTGCAGAGAAAATATGAGTTGCCTTTTGGTTTGTTAAAGCATAAATTTATTCTTTAACCAGAAACACATGTAATAGCATAGGAGTTAGGAAGTAGTGGTCACCAGACTGATTTTTCTTCTTGcaacatacacacacacacaaaaaaaaaagaagaaaccccaATTTTATCTTTAATTTATTCTTGTTGTCACTCCTTGGCCGGGGATTTGAGAAACTTGAGAGTATCCATGCAGATTGTGAAAATTTCTTTCCTGTTGGTCATCTGTTGCACTCTCATTTTTTAAGAATTGAAATTGTTCCTTTTCATCTGTGTATttattattgattattaattgGTAATTGCTAGCCTGTTTAGTTGGAATTTGAACGTTGAAGAGGATTAATGATTGGGAGGGTATGTTGAAGAGAATTATTCTggagtccccccccccctctcttcaaGAGGGAGATGGGTTTGTGCTAAAAGAGTTTTGTCAACTCTTATCTCTATTAGTTGTCTCTGCTCTGTTGTGGGTTGTTGtcttagaaaatatttttacTGTACACTATTTGACATCTACAAGAAGTTATCCTATCTCTAGCGTCTGTATAGCAAGTCCGGATTTGTTAGCCAGCAAAGTTGTCTTTTGAGTTTTCAGATAAAGGTTGGCATTTGTTCCGAACCTCTGTTCCAGTATGCTTGGACCTAATCAAAGGGCTTGCAGGAGTTAATTAGCAGCTCACCATAAAGGTGCTTAATGCTGATGGCAGGATCTTATGGAAAACGCTGCTCCTTCCCCTTTTTTAACTCGTTGGAAGGAGATAAATTCATTGAAAGGTGGTTTATGAGATCATCTTCCTTGTGTTGTCTATATGGTTTGTAGGGTGCTCTTTTCCATACCTGTTTTTTATGACGGATATTGTTGGAGTGAAAATTTATACTGAATATGTTATTGCATTAGTCGTGAAATTTATGCACAAGTCGTATGAATAAGACGAATATCAATTCATTATGTCATGTCATCCAATATTTTTGCAGTTAATAAAATTTCCATCTTTTGGTTCATGGAATCTTTGAATCTTGGACTACTACGAATTTAGAATTCTTATTTTTAGGTGCTTGGCTTTTGTCTTTGCCTCTATAAATAGAGCTTGTATTTGGATATTACTCGATACAGTGGCCTTTAAATCTTCCAAACTAAGTCAAAAGGTCATTGAAAGACTTGTTTATTACTATTTAGGATTAACATAGAGAAAATTTCAAGAATTCTTATGGAATGACATCGATTTATTGGCAAATTTTCACACTTGCAAGTTGAAAGTAAGACAATGGTCCAAGTTTAGATCCCAGTGGAGAAGTGAAGATCATGCCAAATTTTAATGGTTGCTCTCTTCAAAGACCCAGTTTAGTTGGAGTATGTAGAATTTGAGTTTGATATTGGGTAACTTGATAGGTGTTCGATGGGTTACTTGAAAATGCTTTCCTTGATAAAGTGAAAGTTAACGTGTACCGGTGGCGTTCAATTTTCAACGTAGTGACATTGACATTAATTGGCATGACATCAGATCTGAAAGTTGAAAATAAGACCAGAGTTAAGCCTCTAGCCAATGTAAAACATCCAGATAAGCTGCCTAACCACTCCTTGTGTCCAGCTCAATTTTTAATTTGACTTTCTATGTTCTCAATAGACTTTCCTTAATTTGCTGCTATTTCTTTACCCATGTAACAATGATTCTTTTTACTCTTGTCACTTATCTTGAGCATGGCGTTCCAAAAAAGAAATTGGATTGAATGCTCAAGATTGAATGACAATTACATTTAATCTCTGAAACTGAAACCCTAAGTCCCTATCATCAAAATTCCTGTTTAAGTTCACCATAATAGTTCTATTCATTGATTCTGCAACAAAGAAGTGCAATTGAGTAGTAGATGATTTGGCTAAGCCAGGATGGTCAATCCATGAAGCTGTTTTTGGAATTCCATTCCTAAATTAGAACTCATGGTTTTCTTGGGTTGGGGTCAGTCCATGAAACTGTTTTTGGGTTCCATTCCTAAATTAGAACCCATCATTGTCTTGGCTTGGGGTAATGCAACCCTGGATCATAAAACCCTGCTTTGGgatgggcccacaagaataATAGATAACTCTAGAGTATAGtggaaaaactgaaaaaatatGGTGAAGTTCAGGGCCAACAAGTGAAGAGTAAACAGAGTTATGGACTTAACTGGAAACAAATATATAAGTGAGGGGTGTTTTTGGAAACTAACAATAAGGATGGGAATAGCAGAAATAATTTTATGGGGTAAGGGCTTACCTGTAATTTTAAAAAGTCAGTATCTTCTTCAACCCACGATGAAACAACAAATCATTGAAGACCTGTGCTGGTTTTGATCAATGGAACTTAGCCAATACACATACATCCTACTCACACCTTAAGAGAACCAATAACCCATAGAATTAGTGAACCGAACTGTCAACTACCAAAAAAGTATGTATTGATTTTTAGTTTCTGAAACTGATTCCAACGGAAAGGGGGAGAACCAGCTCTGAACTCAACTTTGCAACTCACTAATTCGACTTGCTTTAGAGCTCAAATTCAACAGGATCAGTCGCCCTCCAGCTCCCAAATTTAAAGGTGAGAAGCCTTGGGATGAGAGTATGATTCGATTCCGCTGGGCTGAAACTACTGCTCATAGTAGGGTAGGCTAGCAAAGAATAAAAACAGGAAATAAAGAATAAGAAACAAAGATGAACAAGGGGTGGTGTAGCCTAGGAGGCTATCACGCCAGAACCAATTCTGGAAGAGAATATTATCcagatttaaaataaaatacctGCGAtggtcatagttgtcacggcgtcacggcgatccaagtcggtggaagggtgtcacgccgatatatcgacatgtcgcccgccatggcgttgccatggcgagcatgtcgaccatgtttaattttttattttctgtatttttaatgtcatttagtatgctataatatatgtcctataacatcaaaaatcaacatgaaagtgtactacactactactaatatactatgccactatggtttaattcatgaaagtgtaactaatatccattagtgtatatgaaagtatgaaaaattgaaaatatagattaacctatcaaataattgaaagcaatagtaaaaatcaaatgataggctaacctaTTTataagcttgatagcaatagtctttctttagtgtatgtgatttggagcaaagcatctaagctattaaatggtttaaaaaaaaaattttaatctaacttttatatgtaaaatatcacgatatgccaacatatggATGCCATGGACGCCATGCGCGCATGGAAGTCATATATTGACATCGATTGGGACTAGAATGACAACTATGGGAGGTGAAAATGGATgaggtgtcaatttgggactagAATAGGAACCGCCCAGATCTGTCCCACTAAAACCCGGTATTGGACTGTCCCATTAATAAACGGATGGTACtgggatctgattttggtaccgaataatAAATTGGATGGCATGGTTTTGGGATGGGATTCCCAATGGTACTAGTATTGAAATACCAGCTAGGTATCGGATGGGACCGGAACTATCAACACCCtttcaaagggtatatttcaTGTTCTTTTGTTCAAGTTTTATGACTGGAGTTTGATGTATTTGGGTGGCATTTTTTCTTATGGTTGTTTCAGCTGATAGACCTTCAAttctatttctataaatttGTTTAAATGATAGCACTAAAACTGTATATGGACTTGTTTATTTCATCCTTATTAATTATTAGTCATCGTTTTGAGAAGCTTATATGTGATCTTAAGGAAATTGAAGAAGCACAACCATGAAATTCAATTCATCATGGTTTCATATTGGAAGTTGCTTTCAAAAGTAAGGAATACCTTAGATCTCATTATAGTGAAAAGATCCACAACACTACTAATGAAACTATCTTGTCAGAAATCATTAAagtttttctcccttttctttcaggcttagaaccgtttaggaacTGATATAGTCCCATCCTGTTGATAATCGGGACCGGGACCTAGGTTTGGTCctgttaactaaatgggatggtATTGGGCTTGACACCTTTGGTTCCGGTGCCAGTATAGATCTGTATTGAATACCTGGAACCGTTCCAATTGACAGCTTTAAAAtggatgatggagatgatgaggatgatggtgatgatgataacAGAAGATGAAGATAGATAGGTGGCAGCCTAGAGTCCCACTAATTGCCAACCGTCGGAGTCCCATTGAGGTCATGATCAAACGAGTCCCACCTTGATCCCGTTTGAGTCTCACAAACTTTTTTGCATCTCACAAGGAAAAACTCTCACAAAAGGAGTAGTCACAGTTcagatttttcttggatttttaaTTCATGGTGCCAAGAGAGGCTCCCACGATTCTCTTGTATAGCCCAAGGTTTGGAGGCTAAATGCCTTTTGAAATTACAAAATACCGTAAAGGGACTTTTGGGATTCCAAGACAGGTAAATTCCCAAAGAAGTCAAATTGAAAAGACCTACGCAAAAATTAAAACTTAGTGCTAGACTTTAGACTACTACTTAGGTAACTGAAAAAGACTAAATAATAGTCCTAGGAATAAGAAAAGGCTCATAATCATTCATTGGAATACAACAAGACAAGTACTAAAAACTAGGAGATACTCTAATGGTTTCCTAGCAAGGCCACTAGATGCACATCAGCAGTATTTTTTGGAGAATAGGCATGCTGGCCTATTGGCTGGGGGAGGCCCTGCATCTAGGgcaaagaagaaagggaatagggagaagaaggagagttaAGAGAGAACTCACCTGAAAGGGGGAGGATAACAGGATCTATGGGGAAATAGGATGCGGAGGGAAACAGCATGGCCAGTCCTTGGTAGCAActccaatcaaaatttcattccTTAATTCAACTCCTTTAATCTCAATCAATCAGTTACATATATAGATTTGTATACCAAATAAATTGAAGTAGACTTAAACAAAGAAGCTGGAAAACTGGAATCTCCTATGCATCTAACTCCTATTATCAAGTAAAAATGCAAATTACAAGAATAAccctaagaaaaaaataaatcctCTAGCAACCCTTATTAGACCAAAAGCTTGGTTGGGTTTTGTTCATCTTGGTCGGGGTTTCGAGATCGGGTCATGTCAGTCCAGCCACGATAATGCTATTGCATTAATTCTCCTCTGGAAAGAACTTGATTCTGTCCATTTCAGATAAAGACCAATTATGCGGTTTGAAACAACTCACTAGAGGAGAAACAACCCAGCTGTCCACTTGAGctcaaggttcgagaactcgcgagatctcgccgagtttctcggtttttcaaaatatcgagtcgagatcacatacgcattctaaaagtgcattttctcggcgagatatcgagatctctccgagatatcgagatctctccgagatctccgagtttctcggtttgacataggaaaatgcccatctaggtcctttacatgagtgccagatctcgagatcttgctggaaattcttggtatacagacacctatctatgccaggaaccaagacagacacttatttatgcctaatatcatttaagtaaatgcttttcatttacttaagatattattcataaataagaaaatacccccccatttgaatccaataaaaatagttaaaaaatcaaattccaaaaggaaaaaaagtcaacctctcagttcaagaacaaaaactggattttcggtggtaggtgcaattttcaactttctaatgctggggtttttctcaaatctaaaaattccataaatcttattatggtaaaacattgctaaaaaccaaaagtgcggtaaaatattcatttgttttgatgtccaaaaattatttccattcgAGCGATTTGACAAGATTAGCATGAGatcgaattaagtttgaccggtacataactctttcaatataaatcagattttagcaatcttggacttgttggaaagctttccaacaagtccaagattgctaaaatctgatttatattgaaagggttatgtaccggtcaaacttaattcggtctgcacgaatgttgtcaaaatctaGTTGCGttagaaagtttgaaaattgcacctactgccgaaaatccagtttttgttcttgaactggggggttgatttttttttcttttggaatttgattttttaactatttttattggattcaaataggggggtagttgcttatttatgaataatatcttaagtaaatgcaatatcatttacttaaataatattaggcataaataagtgtgtttgtcctgtgtctgtcctgctttcctactaactgaaactcctatttggacttagtttttgcaaaatctgatagtgccattgtatttaaatggcctaaaataggctgaataccaagtttcagacccaaactaggtctaaaacccaccaagatgaggcttcgagtcgagaaaaaaaaaagtgcaacaactcgccgagatctcgactcgactcggtttttcaagggtccgagttggcaccgagacccgagttttcgaaccttgcttGAGCTTAATGGCAGGGTTGTCTTTCTCGGGAAGAAGTTTCATCTTGAGGCCATCTTGCTTGAAGGGATAGGTATTCTCATATCCACAATGTTGCGCACTTTTGCTGAATAACCATAATTGCCTAAGGAGAATGTGGTAAATCGTTAGAGGTAGAACTTCAGACTGTACCATATACACCAACAAACCAATGGAATATGTGAGCAAACACCTATCATTAATTTTAGGATTGTTGTTGGTCACCCAAGAAACCTTGTAGGAGTTGAGATGTGATTATCTTCAACCCAAGCTTGCGAACATCGTCTTTAGAAACAACGTGGGTACAACTACCACTGTCAATTATCAGAATGCACAAGCCACTGTTGAATTTCACCTTGGTTTTAAAAATGCTGCTACGGTGCAAATCATCCCcttcatatattttttatgtGTCGAAAAGAGGACGAAGAATGTAGCATGGATGTTGCTTCCCATCACTATCACTACCGCTGCCTTCACTAGGTTCATGCTTTGCCTCCAAATTTGCTATCTCTTTCTTTCGTTATTTTCTGAAGCAGTGGCCATGAGCTCATCCTTATTAGCAAAGACGACCAGACGATTGATGTGGAGCAAAAAAATGCCCGTAAACATTGCATGTGAAGCACTGTATCTCAGTTCTTGACTTTGGAGTAGGCTTCTGAGAATCACATCCACAAGGTGGAGAATAAGTGTGGTTTGGCCATGAAGAACTGTTGACCTTTGGCTTACCGAATGACTTATCTGGTTGGGAAGGATTCTTTCTTGTACTATCACTCATAGAGGTGTCTGGGAAGCTCCTCCAGTTGTAAGGCCTTTTTAGATTCTCCTCTACCTGATATGCTACCTTTACGCATCCTCCATTATAGGCAGTCAACTGTAAGCCATGATAATGCTATTGCATCGTGGGGTTTAGGTGGTCTGTTCTTTTCAGGAGGCTACCTTTGTTGTTGTACTTCTATGCTTTCTTATGTATCTGATTGTCTACTATGtaccttttcttctttaatGATTAATAAATTGTTATTGTCAGacaataatttattttatttcaagtAGAATTTTATTTACTTGCTGTTTTTCTGATCTCATTTACTCCAATCAGGATTATTATTATCATTGATTTGGATGTGATTCTTGAAAAGTGCAATCCTATTGGAGAACCAAAGCAATATGCTCAAGGTGGTGCTACGGGCGGTCCTCCTGCTTCAGCGGCAAGGCCTTCTGTTTCTGTCCAGCCTTCTGTGAATCAGTCTGGGGTACCAACTGGGAATACTCAATCATATGGGGTTGGTTCACTTGCCAGTGATCAAGTAGGTGGACAAAATGGAGCTGGTGGAGCTCCTCATACTCCAAAAGCTGAACCTGTTCCATCTTATGGTAGTTCGTATTCTGGAAATCCTATCTCGGGACAATATTCTGCACCTCATGGAACTCGTATGTATCCCAAAACAGATGTTGGTTCTGGCCATCCTGTTTCAGCACAACCTGGGAGTTACAGTGAACAAAACCAAAGTTTTCGCAATGCCCAAGTGGAAGGATCACGGGCTACTATGAATACTTATTCCCGTCCTATGCAGCCCTCAAATCATCAGCCACCACCAATGTACACAAACAGAGGACCTATAGCCAAGAATGAAGCTCCTACTCGGATAATCCCTATTGCTGCTTTAAATCCCTATCAAGGTAGGTGGACAATTAAAGCCAGGGTGACAGCCAAGGGGGACCTCCGGCACTATAATAATCCTCGGGGTGATGGAAAGGTCTTCTCTTTTGATCTGCTTGATTCTGATGGTGGAGAAATACGGGTAACCTGCTTTAACACAGTGGCTGACCAGTTCTACAGCCAGATTGAGGCTGGGAAAGTGTACATGATTTCCAAGGGAAGTTTGAAACCTGCTCAAAAGAATTTCAATCACCTAAATAATGACCATGAGATCTTCCTGGAAAGCACTTCAACTGTACAACCCTGCTTTGAGGATGACAACTCAATACCTAGACAGCAATTCCATTTCCGCCCCATAAGTGATGTCGAAGGCCTGCAGAGCAATGCGATTGTGGATGTTATTGGAATAGTTTCTTCCATCAATCCGTCCACTTCAATAATGAGGAAAAATGGAACTGAGACTTACAAAAGGACCCTCCAGTTGAAGGACATGTCTGGCCGAAGTGTTGAGTTAACTCTCTGGGGGAATTTCTGCAATGCAGAAGGGCAGAGACTGCAAGATATGCGTGATTCTGGGGAATTTCCCGTTTTGGCCGTAAAAACTGGTAGAATCAATGACTTCAATGGGAAGGCAGTGGGGACAATTGGTACGAGTCAGTTGTTTATAGATCCAGACTTCCCAGAAGCCCACGGGTTAAAGGATTGGTTTCACAATGAGGGAAAGAATGCTCCCTCTATTTCTATTTCAAGGGAAACATCCGGAGTTGGGAGGACTGATGTCCGTAAGACTGTGTCCCAGATCAAGGATGAAAAGCTAGGAACATCTGAGAAGCCAGATTGGATCACCATCAGTGTCACGGTTACGTTCATTAAGGTTGATAACTTCTGCTACACGGCCTGTCCCATCATGATTGGGGACCGTCAGTGTAACAAGAAGGTTATTAACAATGGAGATGGGAAATGGCGGTGTGATAGGTGTGATCAGTCTGTTGATGAATGTGACTATAGATACATTCTTCAGATGCAGATACAAGATCATACAGGTTTAACATGGGTTACTGCCTTCCAGGAAACTGGTGAGGAGATCATGGGTATATCTGCAAAGGACTTGTATTATTTAAAACATGAGCAACAGGATGATGACAAATTTGCAGAGATTATACGTAAGGTTCTATTTACTCGGTTTATATTCAAGTTGAAAGTGAAAGAGGAGACATTCAGTGATGAACAACGTGTTAAGTCAACTGTGGTCAAAGCTGAGAAAGTTGATTATACATCTGAATCCAAGTTTCTTTTAGCTTCGATTGATAAGCTTGAAGGAGGGGATACTAGTGCTTTTGCCCCAAGAGCAACTATCAATCCTGATTTTTCAATGAGTCATGCTGGATATGGAGGCATGGGAGTCAGGTCTGCTGCGCCTCCTGTGGTGAATTACTTGGGGACTAACAGTAATGCTGGTAGAGATATGGGTCTACCTGCAAATCAGGTGGGTCAGTATGGAAACCAATACAGTAGTGCAAGGGGCTCAGCTGTGTCGACGGGTGTGTATCTACACTGTAACAGCTGTGGTGGCACAGGCCACACTGCTCAGAACTGCCCGAGTGTGAGTGTACAAGGACAACCAATGGGAGGAGGTTTTGTCAATAGGGCTTCTTCTGCTGGAGGAAGTAGCGGTGGTACCTCTGGTGAGTGCTACAAATGCCATCAAGTTGGACACTGGGCAAGAGATTGTCCTGGACCAATTGCCGTAAATTCGGCATATGGAAGCGGTGGTATTGCTGGAAGATATGGAGGTGTTCCAAAGCAACAAGTTGGaggattttgaattttctaatgGTGAAATTTGTAGAAGATAGTTTATGCACTGCCAATGCTTAATTGGGGAGGAGTTAATTGATCAGAATGTAATTTCCATTGGCGTTCTGGAAATGAAGCTGCCCCTTCTGTCATGATTGGTAAAAGCTGACTAAAGTTTTTCTGTTCACCAATCGGAGAGTTACTTTTGCTCCCAATTCTGTAGCTCTCATCCCTGAACAAAATCCTGTGAAAAAAAGCATGGAACCCTAGGAGgcgcttttcttttattcctgtTATATATTTTCGTGGGCTTTTTGGGCTACCTACCAGTGTACATGCTTTTGCATTTTAAATTCTCTTTTCCTAAAGTCTTGCATGCTGTACTGGTCGTGCTGTTActgtgttttcttgtttttctatgGTAAATTACTGTGTTTTCGACTATGGACAGGATTTGGCTTAGtaggggttttctttctttaaatatCAAACTCTGATGGTTTACCGTTTACTCGAGTCTGATCTTTAAACTCCACCATTTTGTcgttattattatttaaaattttttttttttttttttaatcaaaatacTTGGAAATTCTTgtgctgctttttttttttttttttggtggagaaAGAATTCCTTTCATCATGGTTATGGAcatcattgggaataagtctccTATCTATTTACGAATGGTCAAAAATACTTGGATTTGGATCTCTCCAATGAGGCCTGTGCCCAATGAGCATTCAACGGTTAGACATGCTTGGTATGTGTTGGGATGTGTGCATGTGTGCATCTAAATGCACACACATCCCCAGCCGTCGGATGACTCATTGGATTCTCCAATGTGTTGGAGAGGATTCTAATCCAAATACCCTCCATTGTtacaacattaattaaaagctGCCTGTCTCCCTTAATCATGGCTGAACGAaaatttggtcttttttttcttgtctaGTGGATCTGGATTGAGGTTAAatgcctgatttggtatgatttcaatttcatgttggtgatttctattttagaaattgTTTTGTTTGCATTTTCCATCTTATTTCAgtaaaatataaattttgaaatagTTGACCTATTTCAATTTATTTCATGTTGATCACTTTTAATAAAATTGTAGTAGTCAAATTAAAATTGTTTCATGTTTTAACCCTAGCCTTGCGATTTGCAGCACCTTGATTCATGCCTAGGAGAAAGGGTTCCTGAGTGTTCAAATGGAATTAGAGTTGGTCAAGTTCCTTATTGATTCTTCAACTGCGGATCCCCCCCCCTCAATCTTAGCAGTGATCAACGACACTAAACAGTTAGCCACTTCTTTTCATACTATTTCCTTTCATCATATTCCACGGTGTATCAATGAAATAGCTGATACCCTAGCAAGGAAAGCCATTCCTTTAACGAGGAGAATGGAATGGTCGTTATCGACTCAATGGTTTCAATCCCTCTATAGTTCCGAAGCCTCTGCTTGTAACTGCTCCTCTTATCAATAAGATCTCTTTTtacccctctcccccccccccccccccccaaaaaaaaaaaacctaacctaTCCCATGAGCTGAAAAGCCGAAGTTTGGATCCTTTGGATGTGTGCATCCTAGGATGGCAGGGCCAGTGAATTTAGCTCATCTCGTGAGCCCAGGGTACTGTCAGGGGGTATCCAATGATCAGGTTGTGTCATACACATTTTGACGCATGtttagggatgtgtgcggcacagcccaaagGCTGGCAGCGCCCTAGACGTTCCCTActcctggagacgatcctgatccgagGTAACTACCTTGGAGGCTTGGAATGACGTCCAGAGGTCACCACGTCATAACCTAAAAACTGGTTATCTGTTCttccttttcatattttataattttttaactGGTTACCATTATTGACGGAAGTGGGCccacattattcttcttctttctccgcATCCCTCACCAACTTCTGTCTCCGTATTATGCCGCCAGACATGCCGCTGCAACTCCCACGGACTGTTGTTGGCCGGAATTAGTGATCGGAGAGGGATCCCCCTATCAATCATCCCTAagcaaagtaaaataaaatctgATTCTTCGTTTCTACCCCAATCAATACCCCTCTTCCCTCTACCCCACTTACATTTAACCAATATTTTAGCGGAAAGATAAACTAAAGCAcagagaaacaaagaagagCAGCAATGGCTACCAATGGAGAAGAGCAACACCCACTTCAATATCCTTCTTCCCCTCTCCCTCACTTCACATTTAACCAAAATTTTAGCAATGCCCTCTACCAGATGTAACCCCAAATTCATGTCTCATCCccactactctctctctctctctctctcttgacgCGACAGCTAAGCACCCATGGTGAGTTCCAATGCAATCCAAATGGAGAATGGAGACTCAGTTCTGATTCTCCCTGTGAGAGGTTACATACTCGATTGTTCTGTTGGTTTTACATGGATTTTACTAATTAATTGTTCTGTTGGTTTTCATGGAttttactaattaattgaaACGTATGACCATCTCTACGGACGAAGGTAAGTTCTTGAACTTCCTCTCAAACTCCCCCACTTAATGGAGGCACTAGGGATGTACTGGGTAGAGAACCTGAGGAGACAATTTTCTGAGAGGGAATCATCTATcatatttttgccatttataagtggaggaggggtatttatgaaaacaaaatattaggggtgtaagtttggcctgTCGACCTGAGCCTACCTCAAGTTTGAACAACGTCTGGGTTGAATTTTTCAAccttgagggtgggttagggttgggttggactagggttgaggcctcgggctatgCCTAGCTCCGCCCTATGTTTAGTTATGctttataatttattatttatattttacaatttttttagtatataattatgggaaaaggtttcatacacggtcgtgtaaaccgtgtacgaaacttttttccccctttactttttttttattttttatgaaaaccccTCCCTTTACTTTTAGCTTTTCCCccaaattatttttcattcacaattttctctctctcctctagtCATCTCTCTTGTCTCTATTCACCTCCTCTCTGCAACTACGTGCGGGAGCGACGAGAGCCTACTGGAAGACCAAAATCGAACC containing:
- the LOC122645462 gene encoding replication protein A 70 kDa DNA-binding subunit E-like; its protein translation is MAVNLTGGAIAMLCNGEAQETDLKPVLQVTDIRLVNTQQQSTNERYRILLSDGSHLQQGMLATQMNYLVKSGKLQKGSIVRLTQFVCNVIQGRMIIIIIDLDVILEKCNPIGEPKQYAQGGATGGPPASAARPSVSVQPSVNQSGVPTGNTQSYGVGSLASDQVGGQNGAGGAPHTPKAEPVPSYGSSYSGNPISGQYSAPHGTRMYPKTDVGSGHPVSAQPGSYSEQNQSFRNAQVEGSRATMNTYSRPMQPSNHQPPPMYTNRGPIAKNEAPTRIIPIAALNPYQGRWTIKARVTAKGDLRHYNNPRGDGKVFSFDLLDSDGGEIRVTCFNTVADQFYSQIEAGKVYMISKGSLKPAQKNFNHLNNDHEIFLESTSTVQPCFEDDNSIPRQQFHFRPISDVEGLQSNAIVDVIGIVSSINPSTSIMRKNGTETYKRTLQLKDMSGRSVELTLWGNFCNAEGQRLQDMRDSGEFPVLAVKTGRINDFNGKAVGTIGTSQLFIDPDFPEAHGLKDWFHNEGKNAPSISISRETSGVGRTDVRKTVSQIKDEKLGTSEKPDWITISVTVTFIKVDNFCYTACPIMIGDRQCNKKVINNGDGKWRCDRCDQSVDECDYRYILQMQIQDHTGLTWVTAFQETGEEIMGISAKDLYYLKHEQQDDDKFAEIIRKVLFTRFIFKLKVKEETFSDEQRVKSTVVKAEKVDYTSESKFLLASIDKLEGGDTSAFAPRATINPDFSMSHAGYGGMGVRSAAPPVVNYLGTNSNAGRDMGLPANQVGQYGNQYSSARGSAVSTGVYLHCNSCGGTGHTAQNCPSVSVQGQPMGGGFVNRASSAGGSSGGTSGECYKCHQVGHWARDCPGPIAVNSAYGSGGIAGRYGGVPKQQVGGF